A window of the Bacillus andreraoultii genome harbors these coding sequences:
- a CDS encoding CpsD/CapB family tyrosine-protein kinase, with product MAKKTLSNRTRRQLIAKNEPKSPITEQYRTIRTNIQYAAVDEAIRSIVVTSTGPGEGKSTTISNLAIVFAQQGKKTLLIDADLRKPTAHYTFQLPNTVGLTSVLTKQVDLMDAVCKTDVDDLFVLTCGPIPPNPAELLASVSMEYLLKEAYGLYDVVLFDTPPLLAVTDAQVLANLAEGSILVTSSGTTDRDGAVKAKDMLMNAKAKLLGVVLNNKEQTKDTHYYYYYAEK from the coding sequence ATGGCGAAGAAGACATTATCAAACAGAACGAGACGACAATTAATTGCGAAAAATGAGCCGAAGTCCCCGATTACTGAACAATACCGGACAATCCGGACAAACATTCAATATGCTGCAGTCGATGAAGCAATACGTTCCATCGTCGTTACATCAACGGGTCCTGGGGAAGGAAAATCTACGACGATTTCGAATCTTGCAATTGTGTTTGCCCAACAAGGGAAAAAGACGTTATTAATTGATGCAGACTTACGGAAGCCAACTGCTCATTATACATTCCAATTACCGAATACAGTCGGCTTAACAAGTGTATTAACGAAACAAGTTGACCTAATGGATGCTGTCTGTAAAACAGATGTAGATGACTTGTTTGTTTTAACATGTGGACCGATTCCACCGAACCCGGCAGAGCTATTAGCATCTGTATCAATGGAATATTTATTGAAAGAAGCATATGGTCTGTATGATGTTGTTCTATTTGATACACCACCACTATTGGCAGTAACGGATGCACAAGTATTGGCAAACTTAGCAGAAGGTTCTATTCTTGTGACATCAAGTGGTACAACAGATCGAGATGGTGCGGTTAAGGCGAAGGACATGCTTATGAACGCGAAGGCAAAATTACTAGGGGTTGTTCTAAATAATAAAGAACAAACGAAGGACACACATTATTACTACTATTATGCAGAAAAATAA
- a CDS encoding YveK family protein has protein sequence MEETISLKELFETLRKRLSLILVLTFTAALVSAIVSFFLITPVYQVSTQILVNRSTVGENFNTNEVQTNIQLINTYSGIITSPRILDIVSDEMDGKYTTADLKDKVTVQSQDNSQILTVVVEDPDPKEAVAIANKVGNVFQKEVKKIMNVDNVNILTPAEVTDTISPVKPKPLLNIAIALVVGLMAGVGLAFLLEYLDNTLKTEQDVEKYLDLPVLGVITTFNGKSVAGNKNQRAKGV, from the coding sequence ATGGAAGAGACGATTAGTTTAAAAGAACTTTTTGAAACATTACGAAAGCGACTTAGCCTAATTCTCGTATTAACGTTCACGGCTGCGTTAGTTAGTGCGATCGTTAGCTTTTTTCTAATTACGCCAGTTTACCAAGTGTCAACGCAAATTCTTGTCAACCGTTCGACAGTAGGGGAAAACTTCAATACAAACGAAGTACAAACGAACATTCAATTAATTAACACATATAGCGGTATTATTACAAGTCCGCGGATTTTAGACATTGTTTCAGATGAAATGGACGGTAAATATACAACAGCCGACTTGAAAGATAAGGTGACGGTTCAAAGTCAAGACAACTCACAAATATTAACGGTTGTCGTTGAAGACCCAGACCCGAAAGAAGCTGTAGCGATTGCGAATAAAGTGGGAAATGTCTTCCAAAAAGAAGTAAAAAAAATTATGAATGTGGATAACGTTAATATTCTTACACCAGCAGAAGTGACGGATACGATTTCTCCTGTGAAACCAAAACCGTTATTAAATATTGCAATTGCGCTTGTTGTAGGGTTAATGGCAGGTGTTGGACTTGCTTTCTTACTTGAATACCTCGACAACACATTGAAAACTGAACAAGACGTTGAGAAATACTTAGACTTACCTGTATTAGGTGTAATTACAACATTTAATGGAAAAAGTGTAGCAGGAAATAAAAACCAACGAGCAAAAGGGGTTTAA
- a CDS encoding glycosyltransferase produces the protein MKKCLILLTNYYPFHKGEEYLESEIKYLAANFHQIYVISTMVSNDMRQTRTVPDNVIVLPVGIKHSKFRKVNMLVRQYRKIHKDEEKKIMIKEDSKGKFLPKVYCYYFESRSMEIYEKVKDKLNKYDFRQYESITIYSYWLYVTARVAVELKNNFFRGKNLYLYTLSRAHGYDINEHVNFLKFLPEREFLLRSLDNVFPVSQNGVNFLKQKYSNYKSKVEVKRLGTKKPKIKKQHNNAVLNIVSCSTVRKLKRIDLLIDSLVILKEENINFKWTHIGEGPEFDEIKMLASNKLNKHQFEFTGHMKNNEVLKWYQNTDATVFINTSASEGVPVSIMEAMSVGLPVIATNVGGTNEIIDPNKTGFLLKSNCTPEEIAEKLLYIKSMNQEDYIEMCEAAYQLWEEKCNADRLYSSFAYEISNWNLEN, from the coding sequence GTGAAAAAATGCTTAATACTACTTACAAACTATTATCCCTTTCATAAAGGTGAAGAATACTTAGAATCGGAAATTAAATACTTAGCCGCTAATTTCCATCAAATCTATGTCATTTCAACTATGGTCTCTAACGATATGAGACAGACAAGAACCGTACCAGATAATGTGATAGTCTTACCAGTTGGAATTAAGCATTCAAAATTTCGAAAGGTAAATATGTTGGTGAGACAATATAGGAAAATACACAAAGACGAAGAAAAGAAAATAATGATAAAAGAGGATTCGAAAGGAAAGTTCCTGCCAAAAGTTTATTGTTATTACTTTGAAAGTCGTTCTATGGAAATTTATGAAAAAGTGAAGGATAAACTAAATAAATATGATTTTAGACAATATGAATCTATTACCATATATAGCTATTGGTTGTATGTTACTGCAAGGGTTGCAGTAGAACTTAAAAATAATTTTTTTAGGGGGAAAAATTTATATCTGTATACCCTTTCGCGCGCCCACGGTTATGATATAAATGAGCATGTAAATTTCCTGAAGTTTTTGCCTGAAAGAGAATTTTTATTAAGGTCTTTAGATAATGTATTTCCTGTTTCTCAAAACGGAGTAAATTTCTTGAAACAAAAATACTCAAATTATAAAAGTAAAGTAGAGGTAAAAAGACTTGGTACAAAAAAACCGAAAATTAAAAAACAGCATAATAACGCTGTATTAAATATAGTGAGCTGCTCTACAGTAAGAAAACTAAAGCGAATAGATTTATTGATTGATTCCTTAGTAATTCTTAAGGAAGAGAATATAAATTTTAAATGGACACATATAGGTGAAGGTCCAGAATTTGATGAAATAAAAATGCTTGCTTCAAACAAATTAAATAAACATCAATTTGAATTTACTGGACATATGAAAAATAATGAAGTATTGAAGTGGTATCAAAATACTGATGCAACAGTCTTTATTAATACATCAGCTTCTGAAGGAGTTCCAGTTTCTATAATGGAAGCAATGTCGGTGGGATTACCGGTCATAGCTACTAATGTAGGTGGAACAAATGAAATAATAGATCCAAATAAAACGGGTTTTTTGTTAAAAAGTAATTGTACACCGGAGGAAATAGCGGAAAAACTATTGTATATTAAGTCAATGAACCAGGAAGATTACATAGAAATGTGTGAGGCAGCGTATCAATTATGGGAGGAAAAGTGTAATGCAGATAGATTATACAGTAGTTTTGCATATGAGATATCTAATTGGAATTTAGAGAATTAA
- a CDS encoding tyrosine-protein phosphatase, with protein MIDIHCHILPGLDDGAQTIEDSLAMARAAVNDGITKIVATPHHQTSRFMNPKNVVLEKVAYVNEAIEQAGLPLEVLLGQEVRLFGEWEAEFDANQLATVNNGNYILIEFPSNHVPNYAERLFYEMQMKGLTPVIVHPERNSQIVQQPEKLYTLIEKGAISQVTASSVAGDLGKKLQKFSFQLIEANLTHCVASDAHNTTIRPFMMSKAYDVIEKEFGIDVVYMFRENAEYIITSQMIYREDPQQVKRKKILGLF; from the coding sequence ATGATTGATATACATTGTCATATATTACCAGGTCTTGATGACGGCGCGCAAACGATAGAAGATAGTCTTGCAATGGCTAGAGCTGCTGTAAATGACGGAATAACGAAAATTGTCGCCACTCCTCACCATCAAACATCGAGATTCATGAATCCGAAAAACGTTGTATTGGAAAAAGTTGCTTACGTAAATGAAGCGATTGAACAAGCAGGTTTACCACTTGAAGTATTACTAGGTCAAGAAGTACGCCTATTTGGCGAGTGGGAAGCCGAATTTGATGCCAATCAGCTTGCTACAGTGAATAATGGAAATTATATCCTTATTGAGTTTCCGTCAAATCACGTGCCAAACTATGCAGAACGGCTTTTTTATGAAATGCAAATGAAGGGTTTAACTCCTGTCATTGTTCATCCGGAGCGAAACAGCCAAATTGTTCAGCAACCGGAGAAGTTATACACGCTCATTGAAAAAGGGGCGATTTCACAAGTAACGGCATCAAGTGTTGCCGGTGATCTTGGGAAAAAGCTACAAAAGTTTTCGTTCCAATTAATCGAGGCAAACTTAACACATTGTGTCGCGAGTGATGCGCATAATACGACAATAAGACCATTCATGATGTCGAAAGCGTATGACGTGATTGAAAAGGAATTTGGAATCGATGTCGTTTATATGTTCCGAGAAAATGCAGAGTACATCATTACTTCACAAATGATCTACCGCGAAGACCCGCAACAAGTGAAGCGGAAGAAGATACTTGGGCTTTTTTGA
- a CDS encoding DegT/DnrJ/EryC1/StrS family aminotransferase — MLKTELRNIPFSPPDITDIEIQEVVKALKSGWITTGPKTKEFERRIAEYVGVNKSVCLNSATAAMELTLRILGVGPGDEVITSAYTYTASASVIEHVGAKIVLVDTAPDSFEMDYSKLSDAITEKTKVIIPVDIAGKMCDYDTIYEIIDSKKELFRANNDIQSLFNRVIIMADAAHAFGAKRKGMNCGQVADFTCFSFHAVKNLTTAEGGAAVWRNDRGLDDEALYKQFMLYSLHGQSKDALAKTQKGAWEYDIVYPAYKCNMTDIMASIGLIQLERYEDLLQRRREIIESYDNVLVPLGVQSLQHFGEGFTSSGHLYLVRIPGISEKERNEIIVKMADAGIATNVHYKPLPMFTAYKNLGFDIKDYPNAYMQYVNEITLPLHTLLNDEDIEYISNNLHELLINYHLGV, encoded by the coding sequence ATGCTAAAAACTGAATTAAGAAATATACCATTTTCACCACCAGATATTACTGATATAGAAATTCAAGAGGTAGTTAAAGCCCTAAAATCTGGTTGGATTACAACTGGTCCGAAGACGAAAGAATTTGAGAGGAGAATTGCTGAGTATGTTGGTGTTAATAAATCGGTATGTCTAAATTCTGCAACAGCAGCAATGGAATTAACTCTTCGTATATTGGGAGTAGGCCCCGGAGATGAAGTAATCACATCTGCTTATACTTATACGGCTTCAGCATCCGTAATTGAACACGTTGGCGCAAAAATAGTATTAGTTGATACAGCACCAGACTCTTTTGAAATGGATTACTCTAAATTATCAGATGCAATAACAGAGAAAACAAAGGTAATTATTCCAGTAGATATAGCAGGTAAGATGTGTGACTACGATACTATCTATGAAATTATAGATAGTAAAAAAGAACTATTCAGAGCAAATAATGATATTCAATCACTATTTAATAGAGTTATTATAATGGCAGATGCTGCACATGCATTTGGAGCTAAAAGAAAAGGAATGAACTGTGGACAAGTAGCTGACTTTACCTGTTTCTCTTTCCATGCGGTTAAAAACTTAACAACTGCAGAAGGTGGAGCGGCCGTTTGGAGAAATGACCGTGGTTTGGATGATGAAGCTTTATATAAGCAATTTATGTTGTACAGTCTTCATGGTCAATCAAAGGATGCGCTTGCCAAAACACAAAAAGGTGCATGGGAATACGACATTGTATACCCTGCATACAAATGTAATATGACCGACATTATGGCAAGTATTGGTTTAATACAATTAGAGCGATACGAGGATTTGTTACAAAGACGAAGAGAAATAATAGAGAGCTACGATAATGTACTAGTTCCATTAGGAGTCCAAAGTTTGCAACATTTCGGAGAGGGTTTCACTTCTAGCGGTCATCTTTATTTAGTGAGAATACCTGGTATTAGTGAAAAAGAGAGAAATGAAATTATTGTTAAGATGGCAGATGCTGGTATTGCAACTAATGTTCATTATAAGCCACTACCAATGTTTACTGCTTATAAGAATTTAGGGTTTGATATAAAGGATTATCCGAATGCTTATATGCAGTATGTTAATGAGATTACTTTACCACTTCATACATTGTTGAATGATGAAGACATTGAGTACATTTCTAATAATTTACATGAACTTCTAATAAATTACCATCTGGGGGTCTAA
- the galU gene encoding UTP--glucose-1-phosphate uridylyltransferase GalU — MKKVRKAIIPAAGLGTRFLPATKAMPKEMLPIVDKPTIQYIVEEAVASGIEDIIIVTGKGKRAIEDHFDNAPELESNLSEKGKYEILDKVQYSSNLANIHYIRQREPKGLGHAVWCARNFIGDEPFAVLLGDDIVQSDTPCLRQMIDQYEETFSSVIGVQQVPDNETHRYGIIEPLTQEGRRYQVNNFVEKPAPGTAPSNLAIMGRYILTPEIFHFLEKQEVGAGGEIQLTDAIQQLNQIQRVFAYDFEGTRYDVGEKIGFIKTTIEFALQDEELKPQVVEFLKGIMEKELVK, encoded by the coding sequence TTGAAAAAGGTGAGAAAAGCAATTATTCCGGCAGCAGGACTGGGGACAAGATTCCTACCGGCGACTAAAGCGATGCCGAAAGAGATGTTACCAATTGTGGACAAGCCAACGATTCAATACATCGTTGAAGAAGCAGTTGCATCAGGGATTGAAGATATAATTATTGTTACCGGGAAAGGGAAGCGTGCAATTGAAGATCATTTCGATAACGCACCTGAACTGGAATCAAATTTAAGTGAAAAAGGAAAATACGAGATTCTCGATAAAGTTCAGTACTCTTCTAATCTCGCAAACATCCATTACATCCGTCAACGCGAACCAAAGGGGCTGGGTCACGCGGTTTGGTGTGCGAGAAACTTTATTGGGGACGAGCCGTTCGCTGTGTTGCTTGGTGATGATATCGTTCAAAGTGATACACCATGCTTACGTCAAATGATTGACCAATATGAAGAAACATTCTCATCGGTTATCGGTGTGCAACAAGTACCTGATAACGAAACCCATCGTTACGGCATTATCGAACCATTAACACAAGAAGGTCGCCGATACCAAGTGAATAACTTTGTTGAGAAACCAGCACCAGGAACAGCGCCATCGAATCTCGCTATTATGGGCCGTTACATCTTAACACCAGAAATCTTCCACTTCTTAGAAAAACAAGAAGTCGGTGCAGGTGGCGAAATTCAATTAACAGATGCCATTCAACAATTGAACCAAATCCAACGCGTGTTTGCCTATGACTTTGAAGGAACACGGTACGATGTCGGGGAGAAAATTGGATTTATCAAAACAACGATTGAGTTTGCACTTCAAGATGAAGAACTGAAACCACAAGTTGTTGAGTTTCTAAAAGGGATTATGGAGAAAGAGTTGGTGAAGTAA
- a CDS encoding NAD-dependent epimerase/dehydratase family protein, translated as MKVAVTGGSGFLGKYVLNTLVNENYYPVILTRNNFESEFETRITDYSKENLTKQLYDIDAIVHLAAKRGSQGKISEFHDNEILTQNLYDACFERGISNIVYASTISVYSGEQTLPWTEKHPPSPTLMYGVSKLANEHIGNIYSENKGLFVKNLRFAHLFGFNEKNNYMINRFFRQAFHGEQLVINGRSIAKREFLYAKDAAKAIICSLKKYDLSGTFNIGSEEALTNYEVAKIVNSVFENDGNLLFNNPNNDEGIYSSYMDSSKAKEVLEFSPDYTFIKALNEIYKLMRRLDDVPLWY; from the coding sequence ATGAAAGTTGCTGTTACTGGTGGATCAGGATTTCTAGGTAAATATGTTTTAAATACGTTAGTAAATGAAAATTATTATCCTGTAATATTGACCAGAAATAATTTTGAAAGTGAATTTGAAACCCGTATTACAGATTATTCTAAAGAAAATCTTACTAAACAGCTATATGATATCGATGCTATTGTACACCTAGCAGCTAAGAGAGGAAGTCAAGGGAAGATTTCTGAGTTCCATGATAATGAAATTTTAACACAAAACTTATATGATGCTTGTTTTGAAAGAGGCATATCAAATATTGTATATGCATCGACGATATCGGTATATTCCGGTGAACAGACTCTACCGTGGACTGAGAAACACCCTCCATCTCCAACTCTTATGTATGGTGTTAGTAAATTAGCAAATGAACATATTGGAAATATTTATTCTGAAAATAAAGGGCTATTTGTAAAGAATTTAAGGTTTGCACACCTATTTGGGTTTAACGAAAAAAATAATTATATGATCAATCGCTTTTTTAGACAGGCATTTCATGGTGAACAACTAGTAATAAACGGGAGAAGTATAGCGAAGAGAGAATTTCTTTACGCTAAGGATGCTGCAAAAGCTATTATCTGTTCCTTAAAGAAATATGATTTGTCAGGTACCTTTAATATTGGAAGTGAAGAAGCACTTACCAATTATGAAGTTGCAAAGATTGTCAACTCAGTATTTGAAAATGATGGGAACTTATTATTTAACAATCCAAATAATGACGAGGGAATATATTCTTCCTATATGGATAGTAGTAAAGCAAAAGAAGTACTAGAATTTTCACCTGACTACACATTTATTAAGGCATTGAATGAGATTTATAAATTAATGCGGAGGTTAGATGATGTACCGTTATGGTATTAA
- a CDS encoding ATP-grasp domain-containing protein, which translates to MNNKVLILGVASVQMDAIIELKKMGFETFACAMAKDGPGADVADHFREINILDIDAIIDYINDNNISLVYSVGSDLAMPVACHISERLNMPHFVSEETAKICNNKNLMRTSLGNDFNGNVRFQVVKSLEEEVELNYPFILKPADSQGQRGVVLIHSFEEYLDNFDTVKKYSRSGLVILEQYISGPELSVNGYVVDGEIMFLIPSDRETWPEYTGLIHKHIVPTDNLTRETSHELKNIVESACKRLGIKNGPVYAQMKLEQGNPYIIEITPRLDGCHMWRILSYYTGINLLRLTFQHLLNNDLSELNNLKQSLSDGYILEFICQEPNTPANYIDYQEEAKNSLYSFNYYNSGDNIRPVNGKYDKIGYFIYKK; encoded by the coding sequence TTGAATAATAAAGTATTAATTTTAGGGGTCGCTTCTGTTCAAATGGATGCAATTATTGAATTAAAAAAAATGGGTTTTGAAACTTTTGCTTGTGCAATGGCAAAGGATGGACCAGGAGCTGATGTAGCCGACCATTTTAGGGAAATAAACATTCTAGATATCGATGCTATAATTGACTATATAAATGATAATAATATATCTCTAGTGTATTCAGTGGGTTCTGATTTAGCAATGCCTGTTGCTTGTCATATAAGTGAACGCTTAAATATGCCACATTTTGTATCCGAAGAGACAGCTAAAATCTGTAATAATAAGAATTTAATGAGAACTTCACTAGGAAATGATTTTAACGGAAATGTAAGGTTTCAGGTGGTAAAAAGTTTAGAAGAAGAAGTTGAGTTGAATTATCCATTTATTCTTAAGCCTGCCGATTCCCAAGGACAAAGGGGAGTTGTACTGATTCATAGTTTTGAAGAGTACTTAGATAACTTTGATACCGTAAAAAAATATTCACGATCAGGACTTGTAATTTTAGAACAATATATTTCAGGACCAGAGTTATCTGTAAATGGTTATGTTGTAGATGGAGAGATTATGTTCTTGATTCCATCAGATCGTGAAACCTGGCCTGAGTATACTGGCCTAATTCATAAGCATATTGTTCCAACAGATAATTTGACAAGAGAAACGTCACATGAATTAAAAAACATTGTGGAGTCAGCTTGTAAAAGATTAGGAATTAAAAATGGTCCTGTATACGCCCAAATGAAGTTGGAGCAAGGAAACCCATATATTATAGAAATAACTCCACGTTTAGATGGATGTCATATGTGGAGGATATTGAGTTATTATACTGGTATCAATTTGTTAAGGCTAACATTTCAACATTTATTAAATAATGATTTATCCGAGTTAAATAATCTTAAACAAAGTTTGAGTGATGGATATATATTAGAGTTCATCTGTCAAGAACCTAATACACCTGCTAATTATATAGACTATCAAGAAGAGGCTAAAAACTCTTTATACAGTTTTAACTATTATAATTCGGGAGATAATATTCGGCCAGTTAATGGGAAGTACGATAAAATAGGGTATTTTATTTATAAAAAATAA
- a CDS encoding sugar transferase, whose translation MYRYGIKRLFDVLGSLITLPILFVIMVPVAILIKLEDGGPVFYNAPRLGKDMKEFKMYKFRSMKVNAPDIRNEDGSTFNSDNDPRVTRIGKILRKTSIDELPQLLNVFIGDMSFVGPRPSPLGNKKLYPKEYFRKFDVRPGITGYNQAVLRNSSTMEQRIANDLFYVENISLQLDIKILYMTIVSVIRSKNINRYENEKEKVGL comes from the coding sequence ATGTACCGTTATGGTATTAAGCGACTATTTGATGTACTAGGTTCCTTAATAACACTACCTATTTTATTTGTTATAATGGTTCCTGTGGCAATTTTAATTAAACTAGAAGATGGAGGACCTGTATTCTATAATGCCCCAAGGTTGGGGAAAGATATGAAGGAATTCAAAATGTATAAGTTTCGTTCAATGAAAGTCAATGCGCCGGATATTCGTAATGAGGATGGGAGTACTTTTAATTCGGATAATGACCCTAGGGTTACGAGAATAGGGAAAATATTAAGGAAGACAAGCATAGATGAACTTCCTCAATTACTTAATGTGTTCATAGGTGATATGAGCTTTGTTGGACCGAGACCTAGTCCATTAGGAAATAAAAAACTTTATCCAAAAGAGTACTTTAGGAAATTTGATGTTAGACCGGGCATAACAGGTTATAATCAGGCAGTCTTAAGAAATAGTTCTACTATGGAACAAAGGATTGCAAATGATTTATTTTATGTAGAAAATATTTCGTTACAACTGGATATAAAAATTTTGTATATGACAATTGTTTCTGTTATAAGATCAAAAAATATAAATCGTTATGAGAATGAAAAGGAGAAGGTGGGACTGTAG
- a CDS encoding polysaccharide biosynthesis protein, with amino-acid sequence MTYGKRLAFLALLDSVIVMTSIYISLIILNVDLHVFTSKTVLLTMLTLLVFHHIFAFIYRLYHKAWEYASIGELTAIVKAITFSVLATAIIQLLLFQTVYIRALGITWMMHVLLIGGSRFCWRMFRDTYIKPETDKKRTLIVGAGAAGTMVAKQLCTSSESDLQPVGFVDDDSKKYNLDYYGIPVLGNIREIEKIVQTQNIERILIAIPSLTKKELNMIVDECTKTKVRTQIMPKIEDVMTGKVSVTTFRDVQVEDLLGRDPVELDMEAISEKLTGKTILVTGAGGSIGSEICRQVSKFIPKKLVLLGHGENSIYLIHMELKNLYGDEFEIVPVIADVQDKHRLFEVMEEHQPNFVYHAAAHKHVPMMEYNPKEAVKNNIFGTRNVAEAAGTFGVDTMVLVSTDKAVNPTNVMGATKRCAELIIQEMDKLFNTKYVAVRFGNVLGSRGSVIPLFKKQIQAGGPITVTHPDITRYFMTIPEASRLVIQAGSLARGGEIFVLDMGEPVKITDLAKNLIKLSGYSEEEIGIVYTGLRPGEKMFEELLNENEVYPEQVFPKIHIGKAKMVGEDKLHWLIDNFKELHIAEIRETLLEIANMKVEEEEKEVVQAAVN; translated from the coding sequence GTGACATACGGCAAAAGATTAGCATTTTTAGCACTACTAGATTCTGTCATTGTAATGACTTCGATTTATATTAGCCTCATTATTTTAAATGTAGATCTTCATGTGTTTACATCAAAAACAGTATTGCTAACGATGCTTACGTTACTCGTCTTCCATCATATTTTTGCATTTATTTATCGGTTATATCATAAAGCATGGGAGTATGCGAGTATTGGTGAGTTAACAGCAATCGTTAAAGCAATCACTTTTTCAGTTTTAGCTACAGCGATTATCCAACTTCTCTTATTTCAAACGGTATATATTCGTGCACTAGGAATTACGTGGATGATGCACGTTCTTTTAATTGGGGGCTCACGTTTCTGTTGGCGCATGTTTCGTGATACGTATATTAAACCAGAAACTGACAAAAAACGGACATTAATTGTCGGCGCTGGTGCAGCAGGAACAATGGTAGCAAAACAATTATGTACTTCAAGTGAATCTGATTTGCAACCTGTTGGCTTCGTTGACGATGATTCGAAAAAATACAACTTAGATTACTATGGCATTCCTGTTCTAGGAAACATTCGTGAAATTGAAAAAATTGTTCAAACTCAAAATATCGAACGAATTCTTATAGCGATTCCTTCCTTGACGAAAAAGGAATTAAATATGATTGTTGATGAATGTACGAAGACAAAGGTTCGGACACAAATAATGCCAAAAATTGAAGATGTTATGACAGGAAAAGTATCAGTTACGACATTCCGAGATGTCCAAGTAGAGGACTTACTTGGACGAGATCCAGTCGAACTTGATATGGAAGCTATTTCCGAGAAACTGACTGGAAAAACGATTCTTGTTACTGGTGCAGGTGGCTCGATTGGTTCAGAGATTTGTCGGCAAGTAAGTAAATTTATACCGAAAAAACTTGTGTTACTTGGTCATGGTGAGAATTCCATCTATTTAATTCATATGGAATTGAAAAACCTTTATGGGGATGAGTTCGAAATTGTCCCGGTTATTGCAGACGTTCAAGATAAACATCGTCTTTTCGAAGTGATGGAAGAACATCAACCGAATTTCGTCTATCACGCTGCAGCACATAAACATGTACCGATGATGGAATATAACCCGAAAGAAGCGGTGAAAAACAACATTTTTGGTACGAGGAATGTCGCTGAAGCAGCAGGAACATTTGGTGTCGACACAATGGTATTAGTATCAACGGATAAAGCCGTCAACCCGACAAACGTAATGGGGGCAACAAAACGATGTGCTGAACTCATTATTCAAGAAATGGATAAGCTCTTCAATACAAAATATGTTGCCGTTCGTTTTGGAAATGTTCTCGGAAGTCGTGGAAGTGTTATTCCGTTATTTAAAAAGCAAATTCAGGCAGGTGGACCAATTACGGTTACCCATCCAGACATTACACGTTATTTCATGACGATACCAGAAGCATCTCGTCTTGTTATTCAAGCAGGATCCCTTGCACGCGGGGGCGAAATCTTTGTCCTCGATATGGGCGAACCGGTTAAAATCACCGACCTTGCCAAGAATTTGATCAAACTATCCGGTTATTCCGAAGAGGAAATCGGCATTGTTTATACAGGCTTACGACCAGGTGAAAAAATGTTTGAAGAATTATTGAATGAAAATGAAGTTTATCCTGAACAAGTCTTTCCGAAGATTCATATCGGGAAGGCGAAGATGGTTGGAGAAGACAAACTACATTGGTTAATCGATAACTTCAAAGAACTCCATATCGCGGAAATACGTGAAACGCTATTGGAGATTGCGAATATGAAAGTGGAAGAGGAAGAAAAAGAAGTTGTACAAGCAGCGGTGAATTAA